From a single Geothermobacter hydrogeniphilus genomic region:
- a CDS encoding carbohydrate deacetylase — translation MRRLIVNADDFGAGSATDRGILQAFRRGIVTSASLLANAPHTSGAAIMAEDAGLPVGVHLNLADGYPLTGPIPGLSTGNGRFPGKKQLRRILISGPPEPDAVRRELAAQIERIMELGLTPDHIDTHQHFFLFPSMTGLVLDLAGEYDIRALRMPLPAEDPADDPEGALGEELALYRRLAPALRKPLEQRSIRTPRGLFGMPRLNRFDRPALEQIIRQLPPGNWELMVHPGHVDRENPFGGPPREVELQALLGPHLDDLIAQHGIRLIDFGALQ, via the coding sequence ATGCGGCGCCTGATTGTCAACGCCGATGATTTCGGCGCCGGCAGTGCCACCGACCGGGGCATCCTGCAGGCCTTCCGTCGGGGCATCGTCACCAGCGCCTCGCTGCTGGCCAACGCCCCGCACACCAGCGGGGCGGCCATCATGGCCGAGGATGCCGGGCTGCCCGTCGGCGTCCACCTCAACCTGGCTGACGGATACCCGTTGACCGGCCCCATCCCCGGACTGAGCACCGGCAACGGCCGTTTCCCGGGGAAAAAACAATTGCGGCGGATACTGATCAGCGGCCCTCCCGAACCGGATGCCGTCCGCCGGGAGTTGGCCGCCCAGATCGAACGAATCATGGAACTGGGACTGACCCCGGACCACATCGATACCCATCAGCACTTTTTCCTCTTTCCATCGATGACCGGGCTGGTTCTTGATCTGGCCGGCGAGTACGATATCCGGGCGCTGCGTATGCCGCTGCCGGCAGAGGACCCGGCAGACGACCCCGAGGGGGCGTTGGGAGAGGAATTGGCACTCTACCGGCGGCTCGCACCCGCGCTCCGGAAGCCACTTGAACAACGATCCATCCGAACGCCGCGGGGGTTGTTCGGCATGCCCCGGCTCAACCGGTTCGACCGCCCGGCCCTGGAACAGATCATCCGGCAGTTGCCGCCGGGCAACTGGGAATTGATGGTCCACCCCGGCCATGTCGATCGGGAGAATCCCTTCGGCGGCCCGCCGCGCGAAGTTGAACTGCAGGCTCTGCTGGGCCCTCATCTCGACGACCTGATTGCCCAACACGGAATCCGCCTGATCGATTTTGGAGCCTTACAGTGA